The DNA segment GATTGAAATGGAAAATGGAGAAAAAAGGAGAGGTATAGTAGTAGATAGCCAATTAGGTATGGCAGTTGTGCAAGTGTTTGAAGGAACCACTGGAATATCTCCTACTGGTACTAACGTTAAGTTCTTAGGTAGAGGTTTAGAGGTTAAGATTTCTGACGAAATGCTTGGTAGGGTGTTCAACCCATTAGGCGAACCTTTAGATAATGGACCTCCAGTAATATCTGGTGAAAAAAGAGATATTAACGGTTCTGCAATAAATCCAGCAGTTAGGGATTATCCTGAGGAATTTATTCAAACAGGAATATCGGCTATTGATGGATTAAATTCTCTATTAAGAGGTCAAAAATTACCAATCTTTAGTGGAAGCGGATTACCTGCGAATATATTAGCGGCTCAAATAGCTAAGCAGGCAACAGTAAGAGGGGAAGAAAGTAATTTTGCAGTAGTTTTTGCAGCGATAGGAATAAGGTATGATGACGCGTTATTCTTTAGGAAATTCTTCGAGGAAACTGGTGCAATAAATAGGGTAGCAATGTTCATGACTTTAGCTAATGAGCCTCCAGTAGTTAAGATATTAACTCCAAGGACTGCATTAACTCTAGCAGAGTATTTAGCCTTTGAAAAGGACATGCACGTTCTTGCAATATTAATAGACATGACTAATTATTGTGAATCATTGAGAGAAATAAGTGCAGCTAAGGAAGAAGTGCCAGGTAGAGGAGGATACCCAGGCTATATGTATACTGATTTAGCAACTATATATGAAAGGGCAGGAAAAGTGAAAGGGAAGAAAGGTTCCATTACCCAAATGCCAATATTAACAATGCCAAATGACGATATGACTCACCCTATTCCAGATTTAACTGGTTATATAACTGAAGGACAAATAGTATTGGATAGATCACTGTATAATAAGGGAATATATCCGCCAATTAACGTGTTAATGAGCTTATCTAGATTAATGAAAGATGGAATAGGAGAAGGAAAAACAAGAGAAGATCATAAAGACCTTGCTAATCAATTGTT comes from the Acidianus infernus genome and includes:
- a CDS encoding ATP synthase subunit B, with the protein product METTLNVREFSNISMIKGPLMVVKGVTDAGYNELVEIEMENGEKRRGIVVDSQLGMAVVQVFEGTTGISPTGTNVKFLGRGLEVKISDEMLGRVFNPLGEPLDNGPPVISGEKRDINGSAINPAVRDYPEEFIQTGISAIDGLNSLLRGQKLPIFSGSGLPANILAAQIAKQATVRGEESNFAVVFAAIGIRYDDALFFRKFFEETGAINRVAMFMTLANEPPVVKILTPRTALTLAEYLAFEKDMHVLAILIDMTNYCESLREISAAKEEVPGRGGYPGYMYTDLATIYERAGKVKGKKGSITQMPILTMPNDDMTHPIPDLTGYITEGQIVLDRSLYNKGIYPPINVLMSLSRLMKDGIGEGKTREDHKDLANQLFAAYAKAVDTRGLAAIIGEDSLSETDRKYLLFGDAFERKFVNQGVNENRDIETTLDIGWEILSILPERELTNIKEAYIKKYHPAYRGKK